The following coding sequences lie in one Mycteria americana isolate JAX WOST 10 ecotype Jacksonville Zoo and Gardens chromosome 15, USCA_MyAme_1.0, whole genome shotgun sequence genomic window:
- the LOC142417393 gene encoding uncharacterized protein LOC142417393: MPVVPAEALERSAAFLEYFCLAGARLGPARGISPDQKHSRELSGAWGRARPPCTPAPCTALPGEGPPTAPCVAASAPRHRQSCGASPGAPLHHAGGGQHPATGVPVLWWHPKMPRTQSLPTSLAGFLRPTPSNRTRAWREAVRCSLSPAAPRPPASPLPPSQPQHHAPGGHKRPASPRTPASNVHLLPRRRAAARVAAVPPSPAGLSGQGLYQRHSRHCPVTLAGLRGGAAGKPALQLSADSTPQRRRLLGEHVEPRGRHHGVPATTATLASSRPAAHRDGAPPRLAQLSPVQATCSAGTGTLLSLRKA, from the exons ATGCCTGTGGTCCCGGCTGAAGCACTGGAGCGGTCAGCAGCGTTTCTGGAATATTTCTGCCTAGCCGGCGCACGCCTGGGCCCTGCCAGAGGAATTTcacca gaCCAGAAACATTCCAGGGAGCTTAGCGGGGCCTGGGGGAGAGCCAGGCCTCCCTGCACGCCGGCACCTTGCACGGCCCTGCCGGGTGAGGGACCCCCGACCGCGCCCTGCGTCGCAGCCTCGGCTCCCCGGCACCGGCAAAGCTGCGGCGCATCCCCCGGTGCACCCCTGCACCACGCGGGAGGGGGACAGCATCCTGCGACGGGGGTGCCCGTGTTGTGGTGGCACCCGAAGATGCCACGGACACAGTCGCTGCCCACCTCTCTGGCCGGTTTCCTCCGGCCGACGCCGTCTAACCGCACCAGGGCCTGGCGTGAGGCTGTACGCTGCAGCCTCTCCCCCGCAGCCCCAAGGCCACCGGcatctcctcttcccccttcccagccaCAGCACCACGCTCCTGGTGGGCACAagcgccccgccagcccccgcacGCCGGCATCGAACGTGCACCTGCTCCCGCGCCGGCGCGCTGCAGCGAGGGTGGCAgccgtgccccccagccctgcggggttATCCGGCCAGGGGTTATACCAGCGGCACAGCCGGCATTGCCCAGTGACGCTTGCTGGGCTCCGGGGTGGAGCTGCCGGAAAACCGGCGCTCCAGCTCAGCGCAGACTCCACCCCACAACGCCGGCGCCTGCTCGGGGAGCACGTGGAGCCCCGTGGCCGCCACCACGGCGTCCCCGCCACCACGGCCACCCTTGCTTCATCCCGGCCAGCGGCCCACAGGGACGGGGCCCCGCCACGCTTGGCACAGCTCTCCCCAGTGCAGGCGACCTGCTCCGCAGGCACAGGCACCCTCCTCTCCCTAAGGAAGGCTTAA